tctcaaacccccagttggttgtggcaaatggctgctcacactgagcctggttgtgctggaggtttttaaaattgagttttcctctccactgtcactacatgcatgctcagaataagggattgctgtaaagcaatgcaagcgactgtcctcTGTCTCTACTTGCTCATCCAATTATACACCTTTACTGAAATGCTTCAGTTTAAGACTTCAGCTACCTGACATACGGTTCATCTTATAACTTCTTCTAAGAATATCTGACAAGAAGAGGTAAattgataataaaatgtaatgcaGTAATATGGATTATTAATTTGTTTaccttaaaaaagaaactaaaatcaAAAACATCAGTAGAAACCtcttgttttttcctgttaaaagagagttttcctttccactgtcactacatgcatgctcaggatgagggattgctgtaaagcAATGCAAGCGACCGTCCACTgacgctacatgctcatccaggagtagtgaatgctgcaagtcactgactagatgcaatctgctgggattTCTAAGATAGAAAAactccaatttgaataatactctgaatccgactgcactgtttgatagttaggattaattggaatatttGTACCCGACTTGAAGTCTGTATGATTTCATTGAAttgattttgtaaagtgccttgagatgttgTGTTGTGAATAggcacaatataaataaaataaaatttaattgaataatGAACATGCACAAATTGTGTATCACAGTTTGTTAAATTTATTGAACGTAAAGATGGTCTCTCTCATTGGataagtagtttttttttagacaaGTGCTTACAAACTTCCCAATTCTTAATGCTgcagaaaaaaggaagacagaaaAAAGAGAACAGTTTGGACGTCAGTGAGAAAAGTCACTGAAGACAAGAGGAAACAAGGACAAAACACCCAAGGTAAATATGATTTTTACTAATGCTTTGCTTCAGCTCTCATAAGAGTGAACTTTGGTTTGTAAAACATTACATGGAAACTCAATACTTTATTGCTGAATAAAGTTAAATCAACACTCCAGAAATGTGCAGTATATAAATTCTCCTGATGATTACAGATGTAAATTATTCACAGTCACATCTATTTGTCTTCACTGAAAGGATAAAAAGTCACAATTGGTTAAAACAAGACTTGTCTACAATTTGCATAAAGTATGTTTCTACTGTCAGGAAACAAAATACAGTATGGAAATACTGCAAAGTATGTCTGAACTTTACTCTGATTCAGTTTCAGTATGTATCTGTAACTCCAGCACCAGAGATTCTCCCGTAATTAAAATGGACTGAATGTTTCAAGGATCAAATCAGGATGTTTATTTTCATCTGGTTAATCGTGTCTCTCTCTACTAACAAAGGTAATGTATGAATCTTCTCCTTTGCAAACATATAGTGATCCTAAGAGGATTTATACAAAATGCTAGAAATTTGATTCTTACCTAAATTTAGTAATAATCCCAGGTTTTGCACGTGGTGCAGAcattgaaaaaaagaataaaaaacaatgatAGGTACTTTACAAATCTTTCACATTCTGCGTCTGGTTCGTGTAGACCTGGACTGACAATTAACTTTTGTAAAGTAGAAAATGACATCTTAGTAGCCACTTGTGTAAACCAAAAACAAGCTCACtcatttgtcttttctttttcatcaacAGGGGCATTAGGAGAGGAAAAATACTGTCAAATCACAGATTATTGTGTTACCCTTACAAATAATACAGCAGAGGCTGGACTTTGTGCTGTGATACCATGTTCTTTCACAATTCCCTTTAAACCCAAACATATTATTTGGTATAAATGTGACAGAATCAAATGTTCAGATTCTCACACTGTAGTTCACTCTGATAAGAACAATGAAAACGTTCAGGTTGGATTTAAAGGTCGAGTGTCACTGCTGGAACCGGATGTGACTCAGAAGAACTGCAGCATCATAATCAATGATCTCAATGAGTCTGATTTTGGATCATATCAGCTCAGAGTAGAGGGATATGAATCACATGAAAAATTTACATatactgttaaaaaaacaaatctctccTTATCAGGTAGGAAAATCTACAGTACAAATTAACAACAGATTTCTAGACTTTATAGCAGATTGTAGAATTTCATGGTCAAAAAAACTACTTtccattttgtatttacatatAAGCAAAACATCTATTGTTATTGAATCTGTCTTGTCATATTTaggacactttttttttttttttctgaggatTTAACTGATTAACTGTGTTTCCATCAGATCTGAACCAAAAGCCCAAAGTGATGATTCCTCCACTGACCGAGGGGCAGCAGAACAGTCTGACCTGCACTGCTCCTGATTTCTGCTCTGGGTTACCTCCTAAAATTACCTGGATGTGGGGAGGAAAAGAAGAAATTGAGTCTAACTTTCCAGGAAACATCACGGTTTCTTTAGAAACTGAGACTCTGACTAATTTCACACAGAGACACCGCTCAATTCTGACCTTTAACCCTTCAGCTAAATACCACAACAGAAAAATAACCTGTAAGGTCAGCTTCAAAGGTGACACAACCACAGAGGAGACTGGAACTCTGAATGTAAACTGTGGGTACCTTATTACCTTAGAAGTCTTACTTGTTTAAATTACAATTTTGCATAGTTTGCTcagaaaaataggaaaacaaatgtttgtggAATAATTTATGTCATTATCATTTATTATTAGttcattattaagtttaaattcAACACATGTCAACCTCATTAGTTTCCTTAATTCATTAAAAAGtgtttaaactttttcttcaaACTGTGCTCCACAGATAGCAGAAAACCCCAGATATATGGCAAAACAACAGTTATGGAAGGAGACGATCTGAATCTGACTTGCAGTGTTGACAGCGTCCCTGCATCAGTTATTAAGTGGACTAAGTCTGGAATGGAAAGCATCAATATTTTAAGGAAAGCAGATAACAGCACGGTGATGTACCCGCAGGAAAACAGTGGAAATGTCTCTTTTTCCATCATTAATGTAACAGCCAAAGAAGCTGGACGTTACATTTGTACAGCGACATATCAGAATGTCAACATGACAGAAGAAATCCATGTGAAAGTGACCTGTAAGtacattttcagaaataaaatacaaaatattttttggcgGGTTTCTAAGCCAGTATAGTTTAGAGTAGAAATCAACCTTTCAGCGTAAGGGTTTGTTATTCCTTCAGAAATCTTAGCACTTGTGTACAGCATCAATGATCTGCTTTAAAGTACAGTTTTATATCATgttctgtttaatttaaaatttctgCCCCACAGACCTCAGAAAACCTCAGATTTCTGGTAGAACAACAGTAAAGGAGGGAGATGTTCTAAACCTGACTTGCAGTACTGACAGCTTCCCTCCTGCAGTTATCAAGTGgactaaatttaaaacaaaaactaacttGCAGCGCAACAATTCAAGAAAATCTTACAACAGCAGTAAAAACATCCCGAAGGGGAAACACGGAAATGGTTATTTTTTCATCTATAATATGACAGGAGAGGATGCAGGGCTTTACATCTGTACTGTAAACATCCAATATTAAggttgaaataaataataacttgGACATTGTAACAGTTAGTAGACAGCAGGCGTATTTCCATTATCCTAGCCAAAATGTTTATCCCACAAAAGTGAATACCCTGAAATCCTAACCTCATCCAGGCTGCATGTTGTGTTTGTTTCCACTGTGGTGCTGTTTATGTGAATTGTGCCGACTGACACATGGAGTTGTTCAGTCTTGGTAGCTACTGCTTGCAGAGTTGTTGTTCCGACAGAAGAAATAAGAAAACTAAGATGAGCTCTAAAACACATAATTCATCTACAGCCTGTTAACATGTATTATCACACTTAATTCTATGAGATGCTGTTTTATCAAAACATTCATTATTTGTGCTGCAGATTAACATTTAAAGTGCTTTTGGTTTTAATCTAAAATACACATTGCCAGTTCCCAAATTTCACAGTTCAAAATGTTGAATTGGCCTGGGGCGATGTAATCCACATTTTATCTCGTTACAATCTCAAATGTGGATTttgttattgggattttctgtAATGGATCAAATCAAAGCAGTGCATTATTaggaagtgaaaggaaaacaatacattattttaaaatttgttacaaatctgaaaaatgtttttaacccttctgaCTCAGTACtttttataattataatttGGTGCAATTAGGACTGTATGTTGGTTGGGCTATATCTCTACAACCCTTGCAAATGTTCCCTACATGATtgcaaaattatatttttaagttgttttcagcaatttcttcttcccactcttccataaatgaCAAATTCTTTTTTCccaccacttcacaattatgcaccacattgtgttcatcaatcatattttaatattttgtaacaTAACTACCTTGAACATAAATTATTTTGAGGTTTATTGGTACCATACCAACAATCAAAGTATGGCACATCTATCAAGTCCAAAAAAAGTGAAATGGTTTTTCAGAATTGGATAATTCaaattcagccccctttactctttTACCCCAAACTAAATTCCAGTGTaactaattgccttcagaagtcacctgatTAGTAAACTGAGTCCCagagtgtgtaatttaatctcagtataaatacaggtgttctgtgaaggcctcatgtgtttgtcagagaacattagagaacaaacagcatcacaaaaacCAACAAACACACCGGATGggtcaggaataaagttgtgaagaagtttgAAGCAGACTTTAGAGCAGACTTTACAAAGTGGAACTTATTGGCTGTGTGGCAATCCGTAAAAATGCTCTGAGTTCCACTTATTTTCTGAGTTAGAGTGAATCTCAGAAAAACCAATAGAAAGAACAATTTGATGCTCAAcagcttttaattgttttgtgcCTGTTGTGTTAGGGGTTTAGCTTCGTTGTACTGTGCTGTATTTGAAGATTTGGCTACTAAATGTTATTATTTAGACATATAGCACTGACTTCAAATTGACTTCAGACAACAGTTACGTCAGTTGTAGATTATAAAAGTGTATCTAAACTAAACTGTACCGACTCAAACAATATTTAGCCATCCACAGATAAAAGGAAGCCTCAGATTTTTGGGAATGCAAATGTAAAGGAAGGGGATGTCCTGAATCTGACATGTCAACAGCTTTCCTCCATTAGTTATCAGATGGACAAAATCTGGAACAGAAAGCAGTCTAAAGagaaatattttgagtaaaacacaTAACAGCACTGAAATCAATTTGCAGTTTGAGCTTGCGAGTGTTTCTTTTCCCATCATTAATGTCACAGTGGAAGATGCAGGGCGTTACATTTGTACAGGAACATATCTGAACAGCACCATGGCTGAAGAAATCCATGTAAGAGTAACGTGTAAGTTTGTTGTCACAAAAATCACACAGCAGAAGGGATAGATTTGTtagctttaattatttttttaggcccacattaaatatttgttattaAAGGGGAACTGTAATTATTGTCTGTCATAATTTACCATATTTGGTTTCAACTTGTTCCACAGATATAAGAAAGCCTAAGATCACTGGCAGTACAATGGTTAATGAGGGAGAGGCTCTGAATGTGACCTGCAGTGTTGACAGCTTCCCTCCCTCAGTTATCAACTTGActaaatttgaaagaaaaagtaACCTGCACAGCAATATTACAAGTACTTTGCAAAACAGCAGAGAACAACGTGGGACCACAACCTTTTCCATCACTGACGTTGCAGCAGAAGATGCAGGCCTTTACATCTGCACAGCAAAACACCAGAACAGAACTCTATCAGAATTATTTAATGTAACAGTAACATGTAAGTACAATGTAATTAACTATTACTCTAGGTCATTTATCCATTCACTAAATCATACCCAATGTTTtatctacataaaacatgtgtCTCCTCCAACTTCTGTGATAAACTCAAAACTAACCACTTTATAACCATGTAATGAAATAATAgcaaattaatttattatttgtagCTTAGTATTTTCCGACATTAAGGAGAACATTTGTTATAAAAAGAGATTACATCTCccgaataaataaatttaatgaCCAGCATCCATTCAGAGAACATTGAAACTGAACGATTTCCATTTTCCAATACATCCAACAGTAAAAATACCTACCCATTACCagagcatttatattttttaaatgtaagagTGCCAAACATTTGAGACAGAAATGTTCGGACAGTGTGCAAAACCTCTTCTCCTTTTTATTCATAGGCTTAGCCACAAAAATACTTTACAAAGGGAAGTTATTGGCTTGCATTGTTGACAGCTTTCCTCCATTACTCATTATATGGACCACACATTCAGCCAGCATAAATCCAAACAATAGAACTAGTTTCCTCAACAGTACTGGATCTGCTACACTTGTCATCCTTAACATGACAGTGGAAGACTCTGCAGAATATGTCTGCACAGCAACACACATGAACAACACTGTGACTGAATATGTTGACATAAAAGTGACTCGTGagtaaatattcatattttatggAATCATCAACCAAGCCACACACAACTTATCCTGAACTCATGATTATTACTTGTTTACAGGGTTTCCGAAGGTACTGAATGGTTCTGGTTGTCTGGTTCGGTCAGATGTTTTAACTTGTGTGTGTATCAGTGAGGGATTTCCTTTACCCATTATAAAATGGCCGTTGCTGAACAACCACACTCGCTACTCTGTCATCAACATGGTGTCAAATCACACTGTCAACAGCACTGTTACCATACCTATTAAAACCCATGGCAACATCAGCGTTTATTGTTTTAGCAGCAATGAAAATGGGGAAGCAATAGAGAAACTCAGAGTCCAAAAAGACAGGCCATAAAATGAATGTACATTTTTGCAGCTCAAACATTTCTGCTACTTTTAACTTCTGCTTTTAGGAGCTTATTGCTTCTTTTTCACTGTGATCAGTCTGGACAGATGACTGTGAAATTGAATTTACGGGGTCATAAAGACATGGTTGGAAACAAAAATGCTAATTTGACTTTGctattttatttccataatgATTGAGTTCAAACAAGTAGTATAACAGTtgtgtcacattttttttttttcccctttagtGAAAGAACACACAACTAATATAAGAAAAGGTTTATCACTGGAAATCGTTATAATTGCCTTTTTTTCTGGCCTCCTCCTTTCTGCTATCATCTGCTGTTTGTTCATGAAAGTCTACAGGTACattgtacatttaaaatgtaatttccagtttcaagtttaaataaatatgagaTATTTCTTCtcagaaaaaagagaagaaatctgaaaattcacaacgtttttctttttttcacagtaacagaagaaaaacggTAAAACCCATTGAAGATGATAAAACTTACATGTCTCTGGAAAAACTTGATACATCACCAGAGTATGATGTCATTGTCCAACGACCACGCTGATAAGTCTACAGAGATTGTTGTCACTTAGATCTTAAATAcggaaaatattttatatcagATTTACTGTTTTagacacaaaagaaaagaagaaagcatGAATGTTttgtagaaaagaaaaatgatttcatccaaaaatacaagaaatagTAAATGGCTCTGtataagaataaaatatttcacaaataaCACCAGAATGATGAATGTTGTATAGGTTtcccaatttatttttaatttctttgctCCTTTCCCCTCATAGGTTGGGTTATTAAAGTTCCATATATTGTTtatcttttctttcatttttataccatatctttttttttttcttttttaaccacgtcctgtccagcagagtagcgctcagaattgttgtctgagtgccaagaagaagtccaacagatttactttt
This genomic stretch from Girardinichthys multiradiatus isolate DD_20200921_A chromosome 3, DD_fGirMul_XY1, whole genome shotgun sequence harbors:
- the LOC124866102 gene encoding sialic acid-binding Ig-like lectin 12 isoform X1, which codes for MFIFIWLIVSLSTNKGALGEEKYCQITDYCVTLTNNTAEAGLCAVIPCSFTIPFKPKHIIWYKCDRIKCSDSHTVVHSDKNNENVQVGFKGRVSLLEPDVTQKNCSIIINDLNESDFGSYQLRVEGYESHEKFTYTVKKTNLSLSDLNQKPKVMIPPLTEGQQNSLTCTAPDFCSGLPPKITWMWGGKEEIESNFPGNITVSLETETLTNFTQRHRSILTFNPSAKYHNRKITCKVSFKGDTTTEETGTLNVNYSRKPQIYGKTTVMEGDDLNLTCSVDSVPASVIKWTKSGMESINILRKADNSTVMYPQENSGNVSFSIINVTAKEAGRYICTATYQNVNMTEEIHVKVTYIRKPKITGSTMVNEGEALNVTCSVDSFPPSVINLTKFERKSNLHSNITSTLQNSREQRGTTTFSITDVAAEDAGLYICTAKHQNRTLSELFNVTVTLKEHTTNIRKGLSLEIVIIAFFSGLLLSAIICCLFMKVYSNRRKTVKPIEDDKTYMSLEKLDTSPEYDVIVQRPR
- the LOC124866102 gene encoding sialic acid-binding Ig-like lectin 14 isoform X2, which produces MFIFIWLIVSLSTNKGALGEEKYCQITDYCVTLTNNTAEAGLCAVIPCSFTIPFKPKHIIWYKCDRIKCSDSHTVVHSDKNNENVQVGFKGRVSLLEPDVTQKNCSIIINDLNESDFGSYQLRVEGYESHEKFTYTVKKTNLSLSDLNQKPKVMIPPLTEGQQNSLTCTAPDFCSGLPPKITWMWGGKEEIESNFPGNITVSLETETLTNFTQRHRSILTFNPSAKYHNRKITCKVSFKGDTTTEETGTLNVNYSRKPQIYGKTTVMEGDDLNLTCSVDSVPASVIKWTKSGMESINILRKADNSTVMYPQENSGNVSFSIINVTAKEAGRYICTATYQNVNMTEEIHVKVTLKEHTTNIRKGLSLEIVIIAFFSGLLLSAIICCLFMKVYSNRRKTVKPIEDDKTYMSLEKLDTSPEYDVIVQRPR